A single genomic interval of Streptomyces graminofaciens harbors:
- a CDS encoding HAD family hydrolase: MTAAVPTQPTVLTARALLLDMDGTLVNSDAAVERVWRRWAERHGLAGDEVIKVVHGRQGYATMAVLLPDRPMEQNLADNKRLLAEETADVDGVVPIPGAPEFLASLAEVPHALVTSADVALSTARMGAAGLPLPAVRITAESVGASKPDPEGFLKGAAELGVAPEDCVVFEDSEAGIVAGRAAGMRVVGVGERAGLYGPDVLVADLGGVRVEAAGGGVVVRLWVG; this comes from the coding sequence ATGACAGCCGCCGTGCCCACCCAGCCGACCGTTCTGACCGCCCGTGCCCTGTTGCTGGACATGGACGGCACGCTCGTCAACTCCGATGCCGCCGTCGAGCGGGTCTGGCGGCGCTGGGCCGAGCGGCACGGGCTGGCCGGGGACGAGGTCATCAAGGTGGTCCACGGGCGGCAGGGCTACGCCACGATGGCCGTCCTGCTGCCGGACCGGCCCATGGAGCAGAACCTCGCGGACAACAAGCGGCTGCTGGCCGAGGAGACGGCGGATGTGGACGGGGTGGTGCCGATTCCCGGGGCGCCGGAGTTTCTCGCGTCCCTCGCGGAGGTGCCGCACGCGCTGGTGACCTCGGCGGATGTTGCGTTGTCCACGGCGCGGATGGGGGCGGCCGGGTTGCCGTTGCCGGCGGTGCGGATCACGGCGGAGTCCGTGGGGGCGAGCAAGCCGGATCCCGAGGGGTTCTTGAAGGGGGCGGCCGAGTTGGGGGTCGCGCCTGAGGACTGTGTGGTGTTCGAGGACTCCGAGGCGGGGATCGTGGCTGGGCGGGCTGCGGGAATGCGGGTGGTGGGGGTGGGGGAGCGGGCCGGCCTCTACGGGCCGGACGTGTTGGTGGCGGATCTTGGTGGGGTGCGGGTGGAAGCGGCTGGGGGTGGGGTGGTGGTTCGGCTGTGGGTGGGTTGA
- a CDS encoding HNH endonuclease family protein, with translation MRRFYARRRVSILAALSGLIASVALFNAPTASAALPTPVSAATARSYLASLTVATEDRTGYDRDLFNHWITISGTCNTRETVLKRDGTNVVTSSACAATSGTWYSPYDGATWTAASDLDIDHLVPLAEAWDSGADSWTSTQRQNFANDLTRPQLIAVTDNVNQAKSDQDPAEWMPSVTSYRCTYVRAWVQVKYYYDLSVDSAEKSALTSYLANC, from the coding sequence ATGCGCAGGTTCTACGCGCGTCGACGGGTCAGCATACTCGCCGCGCTCAGCGGATTGATAGCCTCCGTCGCGCTCTTCAACGCCCCCACCGCCTCCGCCGCGCTCCCCACCCCGGTCAGCGCCGCCACCGCCCGCTCCTACCTCGCCAGCCTCACCGTGGCGACCGAGGACCGCACCGGTTACGACCGGGACCTGTTCAACCACTGGATCACCATCAGCGGCACCTGCAACACCCGCGAGACGGTCCTCAAGCGCGACGGTACGAACGTCGTCACCAGCTCCGCCTGCGCCGCCACCAGCGGCACCTGGTACTCCCCGTACGACGGCGCCACCTGGACCGCCGCCTCCGACCTGGACATCGACCACCTCGTGCCGCTGGCCGAGGCCTGGGACTCCGGCGCCGACAGCTGGACCAGCACCCAGCGCCAGAACTTCGCCAACGACCTGACCCGCCCGCAGCTCATCGCCGTCACGGACAACGTGAACCAGGCGAAGAGCGACCAGGACCCGGCCGAGTGGATGCCGTCGGTCACGTCCTACCGCTGCACGTACGTCCGCGCCTGGGTCCAGGTGAAGTACTACTACGACCTGTCGGTGGACTCCGCCGAGAAGAGCGCGCTCACCAGCTACCTGGCGAACTGCTGA
- a CDS encoding GNAT family N-acetyltransferase — MPRTPAAPAWAVAPEPFHSPVAAALWRAYYTEVSDRWYLLHEGRITDPEELEREVAADTGEYLAPPGGVLLVARYGGKPVGTAGVRLMDSATAELKRVFLLKEARGRGGAALLVTAAEDAARALGAGRIVLDTRGDLVEARALYSRLGYEESEPYNDHAYAEHWFTKKL, encoded by the coding sequence ATGCCCCGTACCCCCGCGGCCCCCGCCTGGGCCGTCGCCCCCGAGCCGTTCCACTCCCCCGTCGCCGCCGCGCTCTGGCGGGCGTACTACACGGAGGTCAGCGACCGCTGGTATCTGCTGCACGAGGGGCGGATCACGGACCCCGAGGAGCTGGAGCGGGAGGTGGCGGCGGACACCGGGGAGTATCTGGCGCCGCCGGGCGGTGTGCTGCTGGTGGCGCGGTACGGGGGCAAGCCCGTCGGGACGGCGGGGGTGCGGCTGATGGACTCCGCCACGGCCGAGCTGAAGCGGGTCTTCCTGCTGAAGGAGGCGCGCGGCAGGGGCGGCGCCGCCCTGCTGGTGACCGCCGCCGAGGACGCGGCCCGGGCCCTGGGCGCCGGGCGGATCGTGCTGGACACCCGGGGCGACCTGGTCGAGGCCCGCGCGCTGTACTCGCGGCTCGGCTACGAGGAGAGCGAGCCGTACAACGACCACGCGTACGCCGAGCACTGGTTCACGAAAAAGCTGTAG
- a CDS encoding bifunctional glycosyltransferase 87/phosphatase PAP2 family protein, producing the protein MANAEQSGPGGAVGVAVRLSAVRVVLWLVAAILVARQIAVVLNTPRGERLTDLETWAGPDGVLHVNGSLYDSTRFTGTPFGGLVLKPLTRAAEQALGWGWTFGTLLLVVALGLIAAQALPQPVTRRTALLATPVAVTLLMLSLPVRNTLYLGQTSIIPVLLVLAGCFAVRGERGSGVCVGLAAALQPAVLLFVPLLWFTGRRRAAVATGATFAGATALAWAAMPRDSYTYWVHHLAGVGLGGRADDLANQSLHGALLRLGPEGPLEIAVFLALAAAVAVLGLRRAIRYARDGQLLLAVAITGCVVVAVSPTSWKHQLLWVLLAMVGRVGRRASSRYVWPVAVGLVMTLPGKMMVPNMGALYPLRDNVVLLAALASALVVPFLSRSSPYYREPIPTEYAPKTETRFSWAPLLRRVATRPNLLLELLLIRVTYAAYQRTRLEATGSRAAAERNADQVLSIEKFLFIDIEHWCNHTVVKIDWLRDFFDFYYTSFHFVVPLSVLGVLYWRRPADYRWARTAIGITTVLALVGFFFYPLAPPRLMPGLGVIDTVHGVQDFSDPDYGTLTAFTNQYAAMPSLHFGWSLWCGLVIAIVAPGRWMKALGLLHPFFTVCAIVGTGNHWVLDAAGGAAVVGAGFGITYLLTGPRARTENGADANDGTADRVRRSAAPS; encoded by the coding sequence GTGGCGAATGCGGAGCAGAGCGGACCGGGCGGTGCCGTGGGCGTGGCGGTGCGGCTGAGCGCGGTGCGGGTCGTGCTGTGGCTGGTCGCCGCGATCCTGGTCGCCCGGCAGATCGCGGTCGTGCTGAACACGCCCAGGGGCGAGCGGCTGACGGATCTGGAGACCTGGGCCGGCCCGGACGGCGTCCTGCATGTGAACGGCTCGCTGTACGACTCGACGAGGTTCACCGGCACCCCCTTCGGCGGCCTCGTCCTCAAACCGCTCACCCGGGCCGCCGAGCAGGCCCTCGGCTGGGGCTGGACCTTCGGCACCCTGCTGCTGGTCGTCGCCCTCGGCCTGATCGCCGCACAGGCCCTGCCGCAGCCCGTCACCCGCCGTACGGCCCTGCTCGCCACGCCCGTCGCCGTCACGCTGCTGATGCTGTCGCTGCCGGTGCGCAACACGCTGTATCTGGGCCAGACCAGCATCATCCCGGTACTGCTCGTCCTCGCGGGCTGCTTCGCGGTCCGGGGCGAGCGCGGGAGCGGGGTGTGCGTCGGCCTCGCCGCGGCGCTGCAACCGGCCGTGCTGCTGTTCGTGCCGCTGCTGTGGTTCACCGGCCGCCGCCGGGCCGCCGTCGCGACCGGCGCCACGTTCGCCGGGGCCACCGCGCTCGCCTGGGCCGCGATGCCGCGCGACTCGTACACGTACTGGGTGCACCACCTGGCGGGTGTAGGGCTCGGCGGCAGGGCGGACGACCTCGCCAACCAGTCGCTGCACGGCGCGCTGCTGCGGCTGGGTCCGGAGGGCCCGCTGGAGATCGCGGTCTTCCTCGCGCTCGCCGCCGCCGTGGCCGTACTGGGCCTGCGCCGGGCGATCCGCTACGCGCGCGACGGACAGCTGCTGCTGGCGGTCGCGATCACCGGCTGTGTCGTCGTCGCCGTCTCGCCGACGTCCTGGAAGCACCAGCTGCTGTGGGTGCTGCTCGCGATGGTCGGCAGGGTCGGCAGGCGGGCCTCGTCGCGGTACGTGTGGCCGGTCGCCGTCGGGCTGGTGATGACGCTGCCCGGGAAGATGATGGTGCCGAACATGGGCGCCCTGTACCCGCTGCGTGACAACGTGGTCCTGCTCGCCGCGCTGGCTTCCGCCCTCGTCGTCCCGTTCCTCTCCCGCAGCTCGCCGTACTACCGGGAGCCGATCCCCACGGAGTACGCCCCGAAGACGGAGACCCGCTTCAGCTGGGCCCCGCTCCTGCGCCGTGTGGCGACCCGCCCCAACCTGCTGCTCGAACTGCTGCTGATCCGCGTCACATACGCCGCCTACCAGCGCACCCGGCTGGAGGCCACGGGCAGCCGGGCCGCCGCCGAACGCAACGCCGACCAGGTTCTCTCGATCGAGAAGTTCCTGTTCATCGACATCGAGCACTGGTGCAACCACACTGTCGTGAAGATCGACTGGCTGCGCGACTTCTTCGACTTCTACTACACGTCGTTCCACTTCGTGGTCCCGCTGAGCGTCCTCGGCGTCCTGTACTGGCGCCGCCCCGCCGACTACCGCTGGGCGCGCACGGCCATCGGCATCACCACCGTGCTCGCGCTGGTCGGCTTCTTCTTCTACCCGCTGGCGCCGCCGCGCCTGATGCCGGGCCTCGGCGTCATCGACACGGTCCACGGCGTCCAGGACTTCTCCGACCCGGACTACGGCACGCTGACGGCCTTCACCAACCAGTACGCGGCGATGCCGTCACTGCACTTCGGCTGGTCGCTGTGGTGCGGTCTGGTGATCGCGATCGTCGCCCCCGGACGGTGGATGAAGGCGCTGGGCCTGCTGCATCCGTTCTTCACGGTCTGCGCGATCGTGGGTACGGGAAACCACTGGGTCCTCGACGCGGCGGGCGGCGCGGCGGTGGTCGGCGCCGGGTTCGGCATCACATATCTGCTGACGGGACCGCGAGCGAGGACGGAGAACGGCGCCGACGCCAATGACGGGACCGCAGACCGTGTGCGGCGGTCTGCGGCCCCGTCATGA
- a CDS encoding DHA2 family efflux MFS transporter permease subunit encodes MTDGTSGGTGDVTSADTPSSSPPPSLSSARHAAPSATGHAPGSAGVLVPMGALLLGMLLAALDQTIVSTALPTIVSDLGGLDHLSWVVTAYLLASTAATPLWGKLGDQYGRKRLFQTAIVIFLIGSALCGMAQNMPQLIGFRALQGLGGGGLMVLSMAIVGDLVPPRERGRYQGLFGAVFGATSVLGPLLGGLFTEHLSWRWVFYVNLPVGAVALLVIAAVLRIPRRAERHVIDYLGTFLIASVATCLVLVASLGGTTWAWDSPQIIGLAVLGALLIVAFVAVERRAAEPVLPLKLFRVRTFTLSAVISFIIGFAMFGAMTYLPTFLQVVHGVSPTMSGVHMLPMVFGLLLSSTVSGQIVSRTGRWKVFPVAGTAVTALGLLLLHQLDAHSGNGEMSAYFFVFGLGLGLVMQVLVLIVQNAVSYEDLGVATSGATFFRSIGASFGVAVFGTVFANRLGDKLTDALRGAQLPPGASVDGLEADPREIAGLPPALRPSVLDAYASAITDVFLYAAPVAVLGFVLAWFLREDRLRGSVTAPDGTETFASNPVERSSYDEVCRALSVLGSREGRREIYRTITARAGYDLLPAGSWLLLRIRKYGWAEPGVLAERSSVPLAVIMAASRQVEERGLARREGIDLVLTDTGHEVAEKLARAREESLAELLGDWWGPDRPTDLVRLVEELNAELCGSDAERPHEEGRGRAATVRPVTS; translated from the coding sequence ATGACCGATGGAACCAGCGGTGGAACCGGTGACGTGACGAGCGCGGACACCCCGTCCTCATCGCCTCCCCCATCCCTGTCCTCGGCCCGCCACGCGGCCCCCTCCGCCACCGGTCACGCTCCGGGCTCCGCCGGCGTCCTCGTCCCCATGGGCGCCCTTCTGCTGGGGATGCTGCTCGCCGCGCTCGACCAGACGATCGTCTCGACCGCGCTGCCGACCATCGTCAGCGACCTCGGCGGACTGGACCATCTGTCCTGGGTCGTCACCGCGTATCTGCTCGCCTCGACGGCGGCGACCCCGCTGTGGGGCAAGCTCGGTGACCAGTACGGCCGGAAGAGGCTGTTCCAGACGGCGATCGTGATCTTCCTGATCGGGTCCGCGCTGTGCGGAATGGCACAGAACATGCCCCAGCTGATCGGGTTCCGGGCGCTGCAGGGCCTCGGCGGCGGCGGACTCATGGTGCTGTCCATGGCGATCGTCGGCGACCTCGTCCCACCGCGCGAACGTGGTCGCTACCAGGGCCTGTTCGGGGCGGTGTTCGGCGCGACCAGCGTCCTCGGACCGCTGCTCGGCGGGCTGTTCACCGAGCACTTGAGCTGGCGCTGGGTCTTCTACGTCAACCTGCCGGTCGGGGCGGTCGCCCTGCTCGTGATCGCCGCCGTGCTGCGCATCCCCCGCCGGGCCGAACGGCACGTCATCGACTACCTCGGCACCTTCCTCATTGCCTCCGTCGCCACCTGCCTGGTCCTCGTCGCCTCCCTCGGCGGCACCACCTGGGCCTGGGACTCGCCGCAGATCATCGGCCTCGCCGTGCTCGGAGCGCTGCTGATCGTCGCGTTCGTCGCCGTCGAGCGGCGCGCCGCCGAACCCGTCCTCCCCCTCAAACTCTTCCGCGTCCGCACCTTCACGCTCTCCGCCGTCATCAGCTTCATCATCGGCTTCGCGATGTTCGGCGCGATGACGTATCTGCCGACGTTCCTCCAGGTCGTCCACGGGGTCTCACCGACCATGTCGGGCGTGCACATGCTGCCGATGGTGTTCGGGCTGCTGCTGTCCTCGACCGTCTCCGGGCAGATCGTCAGCCGTACCGGCCGCTGGAAGGTGTTCCCCGTCGCCGGTACGGCCGTGACGGCCCTCGGTCTGCTGCTGCTCCACCAACTCGACGCGCACAGCGGCAACGGCGAGATGAGCGCGTACTTCTTCGTCTTCGGGCTCGGCCTCGGCCTGGTCATGCAGGTCCTCGTGCTCATCGTGCAGAACGCCGTCTCGTACGAGGACCTCGGCGTCGCCACCTCCGGCGCGACCTTCTTCCGCTCCATCGGCGCCTCGTTCGGCGTAGCCGTCTTCGGCACGGTCTTCGCGAACCGCCTCGGCGACAAGCTCACCGACGCCCTCCGGGGCGCCCAACTGCCGCCGGGCGCGAGCGTCGACGGGCTCGAGGCCGACCCGCGCGAGATCGCCGGACTCCCGCCCGCACTCCGCCCGTCCGTCCTCGACGCGTACGCCTCCGCCATCACCGACGTCTTCCTCTACGCGGCCCCGGTCGCCGTACTCGGCTTCGTCCTCGCCTGGTTCCTGCGCGAGGACCGGCTGCGCGGGTCGGTGACGGCGCCGGACGGCACGGAGACCTTCGCCAGCAACCCCGTCGAGCGGTCCTCGTACGACGAGGTGTGCCGCGCGCTGTCGGTGCTCGGCTCCCGGGAGGGGCGCCGCGAGATCTACCGGACGATCACCGCGCGGGCCGGCTACGACCTGCTGCCCGCCGGGAGCTGGCTGCTGCTGCGGATCCGGAAGTACGGCTGGGCCGAGCCCGGTGTCCTCGCCGAGCGCAGCTCCGTACCGCTCGCCGTGATCATGGCCGCGTCCCGGCAGGTGGAGGAGCGCGGCCTCGCCCGGCGCGAGGGCATCGACCTCGTACTGACCGACACCGGCCACGAGGTCGCCGAGAAGCTGGCCAGGGCCCGCGAGGAGTCCCTCGCCGAGCTGCTCGGCGACTGGTGGGGGCCCGACCGGCCCACCGACCTGGTCCGCCTGGTCGAGGAGCTGAACGCCGAACTGTGCGGCTCGGACGCGGAACGCCCGCACGAGGAAGGGCGGGGAAGGGCGGCAACCGTACGGCCCGTGACGTCGTAG
- a CDS encoding antibiotic biosynthesis monooxygenase family protein — translation MSIVKINVLTVPAEQREVLEKRFASRAGVVENSDGFEWFELLRPVDGTDDYLVYTRWRDEAAFQAWMEGPMKQAHQGGGDRPQPAATGSTVWTFEVLQQTGPKSEG, via the coding sequence ATGAGCATCGTCAAGATCAACGTCCTCACGGTTCCCGCCGAGCAGCGGGAGGTCCTGGAGAAGCGGTTCGCGTCCCGCGCCGGTGTGGTGGAGAACTCCGACGGCTTCGAGTGGTTCGAGCTGCTGCGTCCGGTGGACGGCACGGACGACTACCTCGTCTACACGCGGTGGCGGGACGAGGCCGCGTTCCAGGCGTGGATGGAGGGGCCGATGAAGCAGGCCCACCAGGGCGGCGGCGACCGTCCGCAGCCGGCGGCCACCGGTTCGACCGTGTGGACCTTCGAGGTCCTGCAGCAGACGGGCCCGAAGTCGGAGGGCTGA
- a CDS encoding DUF1992 domain-containing protein, with translation MTERKPPGVSFESFIDKQIRDAQARGDFEGLPGAGEPLRGDDTAYDELWWIKQKMAREGMSVLPPTLALRKEAEDALEAAYRAPSERLVRKIITEINAKIREMMFRPPPGPPLGKKPYDVEEVVREWRERRDLS, from the coding sequence ATGACCGAGCGAAAGCCACCCGGTGTCAGCTTCGAGTCCTTCATCGACAAACAGATCCGTGACGCGCAGGCCCGCGGAGACTTCGAGGGCCTGCCGGGCGCGGGCGAACCGCTGCGCGGCGACGACACGGCGTACGACGAACTCTGGTGGATCAAGCAGAAGATGGCCCGCGAGGGCATGTCCGTCCTGCCGCCGACGCTCGCGCTGCGCAAGGAGGCGGAGGACGCGCTGGAGGCGGCGTACCGGGCTCCTTCGGAGCGGCTCGTGCGCAAGATCATCACCGAGATCAACGCCAAGATCCGCGAGATGATGTTCCGGCCGCCGCCGGGACCGCCGCTGGGGAAGAAGCCGTACGACGTGGAAGAGGTCGTGCGGGAATGGCGGGAGCGCCGCGACCTGTCGTAG
- a CDS encoding DUF2330 domain-containing protein, producing the protein MSGHAGFARGRLLTVVLALLGVQLAWFVAPAYACGCGAMVPDGQHNVYVNRESSVVRWDGGEEQIVMSLTVAGDSPEAAWIMPVPNRATVRLGDRALFDQLGDATAPEYREREYFWPRSGDWPFDIMESDGASGGAPRAGAPSVDVVGRERLGPFDVARLTATDSGALGDWLDDNGFELPDRLDRALRPYVEQDWEYVAIRLAPEESASGSALGGTLDPLHLTFRSDEPVYPMRLSKLATTPQSLGLYVLAEHRMEPRSAIGGDEPEVTYAGRVTAPTGALAELTDGGTDFLTALDQNFPEPSLISGDHELRRTATDAAYRKVIYMDDMATLGGVPVWLISVGGGLALLAIKAVAVTIVLRRNSRKTPPLPPIQPMPPYGHPVQQYAPPPQQPVPPTQPPGPIG; encoded by the coding sequence ATGAGTGGTCACGCGGGTTTTGCACGGGGGCGGCTGCTGACCGTCGTCCTCGCCCTGCTGGGTGTCCAGCTGGCCTGGTTCGTGGCACCGGCGTACGCCTGCGGGTGCGGGGCGATGGTGCCGGACGGGCAGCACAACGTGTACGTCAACCGGGAGTCGTCCGTCGTGCGGTGGGACGGCGGCGAGGAACAGATCGTGATGAGCCTGACGGTCGCCGGGGACTCCCCCGAGGCCGCCTGGATCATGCCGGTGCCGAACCGGGCGACCGTACGGCTCGGCGACCGGGCCCTCTTCGACCAGCTCGGCGACGCGACCGCGCCGGAGTACCGCGAGCGCGAGTACTTCTGGCCGCGCTCGGGCGACTGGCCCTTCGACATCATGGAGTCGGACGGCGCCTCCGGCGGCGCGCCCCGGGCCGGCGCCCCCTCGGTCGACGTGGTCGGCCGCGAGCGGCTCGGCCCCTTCGATGTGGCCCGGCTGACCGCCACCGACTCCGGCGCCCTCGGCGACTGGCTCGACGACAACGGCTTCGAGCTGCCGGACCGCCTGGACAGGGCGCTGCGGCCGTACGTGGAACAGGACTGGGAGTACGTGGCGATCCGGCTGGCGCCGGAGGAATCCGCCTCGGGCAGCGCACTGGGCGGCACCCTCGACCCGCTGCACCTGACGTTCAGGAGCGACGAGCCGGTGTACCCGATGCGGCTGTCGAAGCTCGCCACGACCCCGCAGTCGCTCGGCCTGTACGTCCTCGCCGAGCACCGCATGGAACCGCGCTCGGCGATCGGCGGCGACGAGCCGGAGGTCACCTACGCCGGCCGGGTCACCGCGCCCACCGGCGCGCTCGCCGAACTCACCGACGGCGGCACGGACTTCCTCACCGCCCTCGACCAGAACTTCCCGGAGCCCTCGCTGATCTCCGGCGACCACGAACTGCGGCGGACGGCGACCGACGCCGCGTACCGAAAGGTGATCTACATGGATGACATGGCGACGCTGGGCGGGGTGCCGGTGTGGCTGATCTCGGTCGGCGGCGGCCTCGCGCTACTGGCGATCAAGGCGGTGGCGGTCACGATCGTGCTCCGGCGGAACAGCCGCAAGACACCGCCGCTGCCGCCGATACAGCCGATGCCGCCGTACGGTCACCCTGTGCAGCAGTACGCGCCCCCGCCCCAGCAGCCGGTGCCGCCGACCCAGCCACCTGGGCCGATCGGCTGA
- a CDS encoding TMEM165/GDT1 family protein — MISFSVTALVFGVVFLAELPDKTALAGLVLGTRYRASYVFVGVAAAFAVHVALAVAAGSVLTLLPQQVVRVVTGLLFLGGAAVLLRKGGEGDEGIRRPEDQSFWKVAGAGFMLILVAEFGDLTQIMTANLAARYDDPLSVGLGAVLALWAVAGLGIVGGKALMKRVPLVLITRIAAALMVGLGAWSLWEAVTG, encoded by the coding sequence TTGATCAGCTTCAGTGTGACGGCGCTCGTCTTCGGCGTCGTCTTCCTCGCAGAACTCCCCGACAAGACGGCCCTCGCCGGTCTCGTCCTCGGCACGCGCTACCGCGCCTCGTACGTCTTCGTCGGTGTCGCGGCGGCCTTCGCGGTCCATGTCGCGCTGGCGGTCGCGGCGGGGAGCGTGCTCACGCTGCTGCCGCAGCAGGTCGTGCGGGTGGTGACGGGTCTGTTGTTCCTCGGTGGCGCGGCGGTGCTGCTGCGCAAGGGCGGTGAGGGCGACGAGGGGATCCGGCGGCCCGAGGATCAGAGCTTCTGGAAGGTCGCGGGGGCGGGTTTCATGCTCATCCTCGTCGCCGAGTTCGGGGATCTGACACAGATCATGACGGCCAACCTCGCGGCGCGCTACGACGATCCGCTGTCGGTCGGGCTCGGTGCGGTGCTGGCGCTGTGGGCCGTGGCCGGGCTGGGCATCGTCGGCGGGAAGGCGCTGATGAAGAGGGTGCCGCTCGTGCTCATCACGCGGATCGCCGCCGCGCTGATGGTGGGGCTCGGGGCGTGGAGTCTGTGGGAGGCGGTGACCGGGTGA
- a CDS encoding peptidoglycan-binding domain-containing protein yields the protein MSEPNSHICPECGTPRAWDGSPSCECSRRMADAHLETRTAEAAAAEDFDPLRIRPYVELEDGEGPSDLEHGRRRGRAGGTIPQGPEDVPTMAIPVTPPAPEPYGHAGPFGLSDPSARSPRRRRRRRPGMIVALAGAAAGVIAVAGIASGLFSYDTPERDSALPDDLRASAPDNSADGDSSPVDPTGGGSSGGGSYDTPGSGAARSTRPSPTPTSADSPSPSSSPSASPSPTATADPSASDAASAGPDVGAADKQRGTVVVLRLGDDDPEVVELQLRLNELGFYDGDIDENYDSRVEQAVIDYQVARGITEDMEEPGVYGPMTRTLLESETKEP from the coding sequence GTGAGTGAACCGAACAGCCACATATGCCCGGAGTGCGGTACGCCGCGCGCCTGGGACGGCTCCCCCTCCTGCGAGTGCTCCCGCAGAATGGCCGACGCCCACCTCGAAACCCGTACGGCGGAGGCGGCGGCCGCCGAGGACTTCGACCCGCTGCGGATCCGGCCATATGTGGAGCTGGAGGACGGGGAGGGCCCGAGCGACCTGGAACACGGGCGTCGGCGTGGCCGAGCGGGTGGAACGATTCCGCAGGGCCCGGAGGACGTCCCCACGATGGCGATACCGGTGACGCCGCCCGCCCCCGAGCCGTACGGCCACGCCGGGCCCTTTGGGCTTTCCGATCCCTCCGCGCGATCCCCCCGGCGGCGCCGCCGTCGCCGTCCCGGAATGATCGTCGCGCTCGCCGGGGCCGCCGCCGGAGTCATCGCCGTCGCCGGCATCGCGAGCGGTCTCTTCTCTTACGACACCCCCGAGCGGGACAGCGCGCTGCCGGACGACCTGCGGGCGAGCGCGCCGGACAACTCCGCCGACGGGGACTCCTCGCCGGTGGACCCGACCGGAGGCGGATCGTCCGGGGGCGGCTCGTACGACACGCCGGGTTCGGGCGCCGCCAGGAGCACGCGCCCCTCGCCGACGCCCACGTCCGCCGACTCGCCGAGCCCGTCGTCCTCACCCTCGGCGAGCCCCTCCCCGACCGCGACCGCGGACCCGTCGGCGTCCGACGCCGCCTCGGCCGGTCCCGATGTGGGCGCCGCGGACAAACAGCGCGGCACGGTCGTGGTGCTCCGCCTCGGCGACGACGACCCCGAGGTCGTCGAACTCCAGCTCCGGCTCAACGAGTTGGGCTTCTACGACGGCGACATCGATGAGAACTACGACAGCCGGGTCGAGCAGGCCGTCATCGACTACCAGGTGGCGCGGGGCATCACCGAGGACATGGAGGAGCCGGGCGTCTACGGCCCGATGACCCGGACCCTGTTGGAGTCGGAGACGAAGGAGCCGTGA
- a CDS encoding O-methyltransferase, with amino-acid sequence MSESQVWDDVDDYFTTRLAPEDEALAAALRDSDAAGLPHINVAPNQGKLLQLLAEIQGARRILEIGTLGGYSTIWLGRALPTDGRLISLEYSSENAEVATRNIARAGLDGLVEVRVGPALESLPKLADENPEPFDLVFIDADKANNPHYVEWALKLTRAGSLIVVDNVVRGGRVVDADSTEPDVQGTRAAIELIATHPRLTGTAVQTVGSKGYDGFALARVLD; translated from the coding sequence ATGAGTGAGTCGCAGGTGTGGGACGACGTCGACGACTACTTCACGACCCGGCTCGCCCCGGAGGACGAGGCACTGGCGGCCGCGCTGCGCGACAGCGACGCCGCCGGGCTCCCGCACATCAATGTCGCCCCGAACCAGGGCAAGCTCCTGCAGCTCCTGGCCGAGATCCAGGGTGCCCGCCGCATCCTGGAGATCGGCACCCTGGGCGGCTACAGCACGATCTGGCTGGGGCGCGCGCTACCGACGGACGGCCGGCTGATCTCCCTCGAGTACAGCTCCGAGAACGCCGAGGTCGCCACCCGCAACATCGCGCGCGCCGGCCTCGACGGTCTGGTCGAGGTGCGGGTGGGCCCGGCCCTGGAGTCGCTGCCCAAGCTCGCGGACGAGAACCCCGAGCCGTTCGACCTGGTGTTCATCGACGCCGACAAGGCCAACAACCCGCACTACGTGGAGTGGGCCCTGAAGCTCACCCGCGCCGGCAGCCTGATCGTCGTCGACAACGTCGTACGGGGCGGCCGGGTCGTCGACGCGGACAGCACCGAGCCGGACGTCCAGGGCACCCGGGCCGCCATCGAACTCATCGCCACGCACCCGAGGCTGACCGGCACGGCGGTCCAGACGGTGGGCAGCAAGGGGTACGACGGCTTCGCGCTGGCCCGGGTGCTGGACTGA